The following proteins are co-located in the Flectobacillus major DSM 103 genome:
- a CDS encoding PD-(D/E)XK nuclease family protein: protein METFLEKAAEHIFRKHTTQQLSGICIVIPSRRGVLYFKQALANQANAPFLAPDVLAIDDFVMFTTGLKQIDPVSLLFELYDVFKEIDPQVVFERFMTWAPTLLNDFDKIDQYLVDPKKLFGFMTEAKALERWKMQLGESQRDKLKSTDRTDKYFKLFENIYEVYQKLQIRLREKGLVYRGMAYRELAEHIPAYMLDNPLHKKYYFVGFNALSNAEEKIIRTLLKRKDGDDFFAETLWDSDTYYLLNKDQKAGNWLRSYKSGDGLPDNLPLFNNEWNWSEDALLKGHKNIQIIGVANASMQAKIAGELYTQWSQKDKTAHQKPTPTAIVLGDENLLVPVMNSLGSDITNLNITMGLSLKSSMLFTLIDAMFEMQRNLVEFKNAEGEAIRIPKFSYRQVVRVLNHPFIRRYETLNYPEQAPPQEQDITEEVINPIRQTLREITSLNKVFLSSKELLEMGKGDKLFNIIFRYWNQKPKEAVKQFYELIDVLREVYRERQDAVETEYLYQFYLILQRMEMILAERGDSVTIKSFKTFLFELIKQTKIPFESETDQTLQIMGMLETRTLDFERLIILSVNEGILPQGKRQNTLIPYEALSDPQFNLPTHNHADAVMAYHFFRLLQRAKEVVLVHVLPSDTYGAGEKSRFILQLEHELKHLNKNLTITENNIQFEVNIPTEQQETGLSITKTDDIVTLLQNDIAERGIYPSHLNQYIDCSMKYYFNRVAGIAQEEEVAEKLASDSFGNWIHKTLENIDKEFTEKGGIIQKQEMERVYQNLNSYLKTAFEQTNPGLRMTEGMNYILYQVGETIVRKFLKFQLENEPYPVELLDAEKTLKVALSVEVEGKAIPLKIAGRIDRIDRIHGKTIRVIDYKTGMVKAEELTIKSEDLDEKLLLDSKNGKLRQLWLYKYMVLKRMLSERGLTIRGKKLLPHDNKVVSGIYSFRNVEEGLLEQDLHFAEDESLEQFLVASEHQIARFVKMLLDPNQPFVRTEDREICKLCDFVRICGR from the coding sequence ATGGAAACCTTTCTTGAAAAAGCTGCTGAACATATTTTTAGAAAACATACTACACAACAACTCAGTGGTATTTGTATTGTTATACCTTCACGTCGTGGGGTTTTGTATTTCAAACAGGCTTTGGCCAATCAGGCAAATGCCCCTTTTTTAGCACCCGATGTATTGGCTATCGACGACTTTGTGATGTTTACGACAGGTCTTAAACAAATAGACCCTGTGTCGTTGTTGTTCGAGCTATACGATGTTTTTAAAGAAATCGACCCTCAGGTTGTTTTTGAGCGGTTTATGACTTGGGCACCAACCTTGCTCAATGATTTTGATAAAATAGACCAATATTTAGTAGACCCCAAAAAGCTATTTGGCTTTATGACCGAAGCCAAGGCTTTGGAACGCTGGAAAATGCAATTGGGCGAGTCGCAACGCGATAAACTCAAGTCTACCGACCGAACAGATAAGTATTTTAAGCTATTTGAAAATATTTATGAGGTTTATCAAAAACTTCAAATTCGCTTACGAGAAAAAGGGTTGGTTTATCGAGGAATGGCCTATCGTGAGCTTGCCGAGCATATTCCAGCTTATATGCTTGATAATCCGCTTCACAAAAAATATTATTTTGTAGGTTTCAATGCCCTGAGTAATGCCGAGGAAAAAATTATCAGAACCTTGCTGAAACGCAAAGATGGCGATGATTTTTTTGCCGAAACACTCTGGGATTCCGATACGTATTATTTGCTAAATAAAGACCAAAAAGCAGGAAACTGGCTCAGAAGTTATAAGTCGGGCGATGGCCTGCCCGACAATCTCCCTTTGTTCAACAACGAATGGAATTGGTCGGAGGATGCTCTGCTTAAAGGACACAAAAATATCCAGATTATTGGTGTGGCCAACGCCAGTATGCAAGCCAAAATAGCGGGTGAGTTATATACCCAGTGGTCGCAAAAGGATAAAACTGCTCACCAAAAGCCAACGCCAACAGCAATTGTACTGGGCGATGAAAACCTACTTGTTCCAGTAATGAACTCCTTAGGTAGCGACATCACCAATCTGAACATTACGATGGGGCTTTCGCTAAAAAGCTCGATGCTTTTTACGCTAATCGATGCTATGTTCGAGATGCAACGCAATTTGGTGGAATTTAAAAATGCAGAAGGTGAAGCTATCAGAATTCCGAAGTTTTCGTACCGACAGGTGGTAAGGGTACTCAACCACCCGTTTATTAGAAGATACGAAACCCTGAATTATCCCGAACAAGCCCCCCCCCAAGAGCAAGATATAACAGAGGAGGTCATCAATCCGATTCGTCAAACCTTGCGTGAAATCACTTCGCTGAATAAGGTATTTTTGAGCTCGAAGGAATTGCTAGAAATGGGAAAAGGAGATAAGCTTTTCAATATCATTTTCCGCTACTGGAATCAAAAACCCAAAGAGGCCGTCAAGCAGTTTTATGAACTGATAGATGTATTGCGAGAAGTGTATCGAGAACGCCAAGATGCTGTCGAAACAGAATATCTGTATCAGTTTTACCTGATATTACAACGAATGGAAATGATTTTGGCCGAAAGAGGCGATTCGGTAACTATCAAAAGTTTTAAAACATTTCTTTTTGAATTAATTAAACAAACCAAAATCCCATTTGAATCTGAAACCGACCAAACATTACAGATCATGGGTATGCTCGAAACTCGTACCTTAGACTTTGAAAGGCTGATTATATTGTCGGTAAACGAGGGGATTTTGCCCCAAGGTAAACGCCAAAATACCTTGATTCCTTATGAGGCTTTGTCAGACCCTCAGTTTAATTTACCTACACATAATCATGCCGATGCCGTTATGGCGTATCACTTTTTTAGGCTTTTGCAGCGAGCCAAAGAGGTGGTTTTGGTACATGTGTTGCCTTCCGATACTTATGGGGCAGGCGAGAAGAGCCGTTTTATTTTGCAGTTAGAACACGAGCTAAAACACCTGAATAAAAACCTCACTATTACCGAAAATAATATTCAGTTTGAGGTAAATATCCCAACCGAACAACAAGAAACAGGTTTGTCGATTACCAAAACCGACGATATTGTTACATTGCTCCAAAACGATATCGCCGAGCGAGGTATTTATCCTTCGCACCTCAATCAGTATATCGATTGCTCGATGAAGTACTATTTTAATCGAGTAGCAGGTATTGCTCAAGAAGAAGAGGTTGCCGAAAAACTGGCATCGGATAGCTTTGGCAACTGGATTCACAAAACCTTAGAGAATATCGATAAAGAGTTTACTGAAAAAGGAGGAATTATTCAAAAACAAGAAATGGAAAGGGTGTATCAAAACTTGAATAGCTATTTGAAAACAGCTTTTGAGCAAACTAACCCTGGCCTAAGAATGACCGAAGGTATGAACTATATTTTGTACCAAGTGGGGGAGACAATTGTAAGAAAATTCTTGAAATTTCAGTTAGAAAACGAGCCTTACCCTGTAGAACTTTTAGATGCCGAAAAAACCTTAAAAGTAGCTTTGTCTGTAGAGGTGGAAGGCAAGGCGATTCCTTTGAAAATTGCAGGCCGAATCGACCGTATTGATAGAATTCATGGAAAAACAATACGGGTAATTGACTATAAAACTGGAATGGTAAAAGCTGAAGAGCTGACGATAAAATCAGAAGATTTGGACGAAAAATTACTTTTAGATAGTAAAAATGGGAAGCTTCGCCAGTTGTGGTTATACAAATATATGGTACTCAAACGGATGCTTTCGGAAAGAGGATTGACTATTCGAGGAAAAAAACTATTGCCTCACGACAACAAAGTTGTTTCTGGAATATATTCGTTTAGAAATGTAGAAGAAGGCTTACTAGAACAAGATTTACACTTTGCTGAAGATGAGTCGCTAGAACAGTTTTTAGTGGCCTCCGAACACCAAATTGCCAGATTTGTCAAAATGTTGCTCGACCCCAATCAGCCTTTTGTTAGAACAGAAGACCGTGAGATTTGTAAGCTATGTGATTTTGTAAGAATTTGTGGGCGGTAA
- a CDS encoding D-TA family PLP-dependent enzyme, producing the protein MNSKAQLNGYPINQAEYIDSPALLIFPALVQANIDALKSLSKNTDNLRPHIKTNKSPEAVKMMIDSGIQKFKCATIAEAEMLATVGVKDILLAYQPTGPKLLRYLALLKQYPDIKWACLVDSIHTAEYINAVAAQYDQQLLVYLDINVGMNRTGILPNKASFELFLYCSTLSHLQPIGLHAYDGHIRQKDLVERRVACEKAFALVFALKNSLANLGLGTITIVAGGTPTFPIHAQRDDVECSPGTFIYWDKGYQMSYPEQLFTPAAILLTRVVSVIDAHHFCVDLGHKSVASENELTSRVFFPAMPKITFVSQSEEHLVLHYKNHGMEVGCIMYGIPYHICPTVALYERAAIIEDGQWVGEWHHTARDRKITY; encoded by the coding sequence ATGAATTCAAAGGCACAGCTAAACGGCTACCCGATTAATCAGGCAGAATACATAGATTCTCCTGCATTACTGATTTTTCCTGCACTGGTTCAGGCTAATATTGATGCTTTGAAAAGCCTATCAAAAAATACTGATAATTTACGGCCACATATCAAAACCAATAAATCGCCAGAAGCTGTAAAAATGATGATAGATTCGGGGATTCAGAAATTCAAGTGTGCCACCATTGCCGAAGCCGAAATGCTTGCTACTGTTGGGGTAAAAGACATTCTACTAGCATACCAGCCTACTGGCCCCAAGCTGTTGAGGTATTTGGCCTTGCTCAAACAATATCCTGATATAAAATGGGCCTGCTTGGTCGATAGTATTCATACTGCTGAGTATATCAATGCCGTTGCGGCTCAATACGACCAACAACTTTTGGTATACCTAGACATCAATGTAGGTATGAACCGAACGGGAATTTTGCCCAATAAGGCTTCGTTTGAACTGTTTTTGTATTGCTCAACGCTTTCGCACCTTCAACCCATAGGGCTACATGCTTATGATGGCCATATTCGACAAAAAGATTTGGTAGAAAGACGAGTAGCATGTGAAAAAGCCTTTGCCTTAGTATTTGCGTTGAAAAATAGCCTTGCAAACCTTGGGCTAGGTACTATTACTATTGTAGCGGGGGGTACGCCAACTTTTCCGATTCATGCCCAGCGAGACGATGTTGAATGTAGCCCCGGTACGTTTATTTATTGGGACAAAGGGTATCAAATGTCATATCCCGAACAGTTGTTTACACCTGCGGCTATTTTGCTTACTAGAGTTGTTTCGGTGATAGATGCCCACCATTTTTGTGTGGATTTAGGACATAAATCAGTGGCTTCCGAAAACGAACTGACCTCTCGTGTATTTTTTCCAGCAATGCCCAAAATTACCTTTGTTTCACAAAGTGAAGAACACCTCGTTTTGCATTACAAAAATCATGGTATGGAAGTGGGCTGTATTATGTATGGTATTCCCTACCATATTTGTCCGACCGTTGCCCTATACGAGCGAGCCGCTATTATTGAAGATGGCCAATGGGTAGGAGAGTGGCATCATACGGCACGCGATAGGAAAATAACCTATTAG
- a CDS encoding FKBP-type peptidyl-prolyl cis-trans isomerase — protein MNIFERQQSQLREILQNEIARGKAFLEENKKRPEVTETASGLQYEVLVQGDGPKPSGPRAKVLTHYHGTTIDGVVFDSSVLRNEPISFGLYQVIPGWTEGVQLMPTGSKYRFFIPYNLAYGERGAGADIPGGATLIFDVELLKTN, from the coding sequence ATGAATATTTTTGAAAGACAACAGTCGCAACTACGTGAAATTTTGCAAAACGAGATTGCTAGAGGTAAGGCATTTTTAGAAGAAAACAAAAAAAGACCAGAAGTTACCGAAACAGCTAGCGGCTTGCAATATGAGGTATTGGTACAAGGCGATGGCCCAAAACCAAGTGGCCCACGAGCGAAAGTTTTGACACACTATCATGGTACTACTATCGACGGTGTGGTGTTTGATAGCAGTGTGTTGCGTAACGAGCCTATTAGCTTTGGTTTGTATCAGGTTATTCCGGGCTGGACAGAAGGCGTGCAGTTGATGCCGACAGGTAGCAAGTATAGATTTTTTATTCCTTACAACTTGGCTTATGGCGAGCGTGGTGCTGGTGCTGATATTCCGGGGGGAGCTACTCTGATTTTTGATGTTGAATTGCTAAAAACCAACTAA
- a CDS encoding oxygenase MpaB family protein, whose protein sequence is MIKSPKPSRFFTNDLMDKYRKTADFEADTWVQAYFEEVQITGLRELFKWLSSSDLSWNTQADKVKAFFQEHHTIPLLANSQQMQRGLAFAQANQEDIALLLGCLSLPYCYAGADGARVLWMSERIRKDTRKRLEETGEFVFGVLNPQEWEVFFTKTISQYHLPNALIRIIKVRLMHAVIRFFTIHYQTWRSDLWGKPVNQEDMAGTNLAFSYMVLVGMRKNGNPPSDEDAEAYLHLWNVINNWMGVSQDLLPQNTREAFVLSKIIAKRQFKRSEEGIGLTKALIEALESFIENPLLKSVPTAFMRFLLGDDTANLLEVPALPFQKRLVQFIPVKQLFPKR, encoded by the coding sequence ATGATAAAATCTCCCAAACCGTCTCGTTTTTTTACCAATGATTTGATGGATAAATACCGAAAAACGGCTGATTTTGAAGCCGATACTTGGGTACAAGCCTATTTTGAGGAAGTTCAAATAACAGGTCTACGAGAGCTATTTAAGTGGCTTAGCTCTAGTGACTTATCATGGAATACACAGGCCGACAAAGTAAAAGCTTTTTTTCAAGAACATCATACAATACCCCTGTTGGCAAATTCCCAACAAATGCAGAGAGGTTTGGCATTTGCCCAAGCCAATCAAGAAGATATAGCCTTATTGTTAGGCTGTTTGTCGTTGCCCTATTGTTATGCGGGTGCCGACGGTGCAAGGGTTTTGTGGATGTCGGAGCGGATTAGAAAAGACACCCGAAAACGCTTGGAAGAAACAGGCGAATTTGTTTTTGGTGTTTTGAATCCTCAAGAATGGGAGGTGTTTTTTACCAAAACTATTTCCCAATATCACCTGCCCAACGCTCTTATCCGAATTATCAAAGTAAGGTTGATGCACGCAGTAATTCGCTTTTTTACGATACATTATCAAACGTGGCGTAGCGATTTGTGGGGAAAACCCGTTAATCAAGAAGATATGGCGGGTACAAATCTCGCTTTTAGTTATATGGTATTGGTAGGAATGCGAAAAAATGGAAACCCACCTAGCGATGAAGATGCCGAAGCCTATTTGCACCTTTGGAATGTTATTAATAATTGGATGGGAGTAAGCCAAGACCTTTTGCCTCAAAATACCAGAGAAGCTTTTGTATTAAGCAAAATTATAGCCAAACGACAGTTTAAACGCTCGGAAGAAGGAATAGGGCTAACCAAGGCTTTGATAGAAGCCTTAGAGAGTTTTATCGAAAATCCATTGCTCAAAAGTGTACCAACGGCATTTATGCGTTTTTTGCTAGGCGACGATACTGCCAACCTGTTAGAAGTACCAGCTTTGCCATTTCAAAAACGCCTAGTACAGTTTATTCCCGTAAAACAGCTATTTCCCAAACGCTAA
- a CDS encoding SCP2 sterol-binding domain-containing protein, giving the protein MNLSELTEKVSTLAAQKGGVGSSIKFATDAGNIFIASDGKVTNDDTNADCTIKVSLSDLLALMKGELNPMTAMMFGKIKISGDMGVAMKLQSLF; this is encoded by the coding sequence ATGAATCTTTCAGAATTAACCGAAAAAGTCTCGACCCTAGCAGCACAGAAAGGAGGCGTAGGCTCTTCTATTAAATTTGCCACCGATGCAGGAAATATCTTCATCGCTTCAGACGGAAAAGTGACTAACGACGATACCAATGCCGATTGTACTATTAAAGTTAGCCTAAGCGATTTATTAGCTTTGATGAAAGGCGAACTAAACCCCATGACAGCCATGATGTTTGGTAAAATCAAAATCTCGGGCGATATGGGCGTAGCCATGAAACTACAGTCGTTGTTTTAA
- the mnmE gene encoding tRNA uridine-5-carboxymethylaminomethyl(34) synthesis GTPase MnmE has product MNQDTICALATAQGVGAIAVIRISGPQTIEIVNKIFKGKNLHKQNSHTIHFGTIRDQDLIVDEVLISLFRTPSSYTREDTIEISCHGSDYIIQRIIKLLLKNGARLANPGEFTQRAFLNGQLDLAQAEAVADLIASDSEASHQTAINQIRGGFSKQIAQLRESLIHFASLIELELDFGEEDVEFADRDDLRQLIHKIQSVLVPLIDSFEMGNVIKNGVPTVIVGKPNAGKSTLLNRLLNEEKAIVSDIAGTTRDVIEDELLIEGIRFRLIDTAGLRKTSDTIEAIGVERTLQQMEKASLILYLFDASEVTLTEIEGQIAEFNAPYMLIGNKVDKLSSEEKSRFESQYPGIIWISASENQNIDALKNTLVRKVKTKEIKSGDTVVTNLRHYQHLLQTNESLSNVLEGLAHSITGDFLAQDIRFALHHLGEITGQITTDDLLANIFSKFCIGK; this is encoded by the coding sequence ATGAATCAAGATACGATTTGTGCTTTAGCCACTGCTCAGGGCGTGGGTGCGATAGCTGTCATCAGAATTTCTGGCCCACAAACTATCGAGATTGTCAATAAGATATTTAAAGGAAAAAATCTACATAAACAAAATTCTCATACCATTCATTTTGGTACTATTCGTGACCAAGACCTTATTGTTGATGAGGTTTTGATTTCGCTTTTCCGCACGCCATCTTCTTATACTCGTGAAGATACCATCGAAATATCGTGTCATGGCTCTGATTATATTATTCAGAGAATTATCAAATTATTACTAAAAAATGGAGCTAGATTGGCCAACCCAGGCGAGTTTACCCAGCGTGCATTTTTGAATGGACAGCTCGACTTGGCACAAGCCGAAGCCGTAGCCGATTTGATTGCCTCCGATTCGGAAGCATCGCACCAAACAGCCATTAATCAAATTCGAGGAGGGTTTTCTAAGCAAATAGCCCAGCTTCGAGAGTCGCTTATTCATTTTGCATCGCTTATCGAGCTTGAACTAGATTTTGGCGAGGAGGACGTTGAATTTGCCGACCGTGACGATTTACGTCAATTAATCCACAAAATACAAAGTGTATTAGTGCCATTGATTGATAGCTTTGAGATGGGAAATGTTATCAAAAACGGTGTACCAACCGTAATTGTAGGCAAGCCCAATGCTGGAAAATCAACACTGCTCAACCGATTGTTGAACGAAGAAAAAGCGATTGTTTCGGACATTGCAGGCACAACCCGTGACGTTATAGAAGACGAACTACTAATAGAAGGGATTCGTTTTAGGTTGATAGATACAGCAGGTTTGCGTAAAACAAGCGATACCATCGAGGCCATAGGTGTTGAGCGAACCCTCCAGCAAATGGAAAAAGCCAGTTTGATTCTATATTTGTTTGATGCCTCAGAAGTAACATTGACCGAAATAGAAGGGCAAATAGCCGAGTTTAATGCTCCTTATATGCTAATTGGCAATAAAGTTGACAAGCTTTCGAGCGAAGAGAAATCCCGTTTTGAGAGTCAATATCCTGGTATTATCTGGATTTCGGCATCCGAAAATCAAAATATTGATGCCTTGAAAAATACTTTGGTAAGAAAAGTAAAAACCAAAGAAATTAAATCGGGCGATACCGTTGTCACCAACTTACGCCATTACCAACATCTTTTACAAACCAACGAATCGCTGAGTAACGTACTAGAAGGACTCGCCCACAGTATCACAGGTGATTTTCTGGCTCAGGATATTCGTTTTGCCCTCCATCACCTAGGCGAAATTACAGGGCAGATTACGACAGATGATTTATTGGCTAATATATTTTCTAAGTTTTGTATTGGCAAGTAA
- a CDS encoding helix-turn-helix domain-containing protein — protein sequence MSTNIRIQRVCQYCGTTFTAKTTTTAYCSHKCNSRAYKEKVKEKKIEKSNKETLEVKVKPIEVLKAKEFLTVKEVASLLNCSVRSAYYYIETGKIKAVNLGQRVTRVRRVDIDKLFESTEAQPEEKKEQYFELSECYTISETLEKFNISEKALYEVIKRNNIPKIKQGKFSYIPKSIIESVLS from the coding sequence ATGAGTACTAATATTAGGATACAAAGAGTTTGCCAGTATTGCGGTACTACTTTTACCGCCAAAACTACTACCACGGCATACTGTTCTCACAAGTGTAATAGTAGGGCTTACAAGGAAAAAGTCAAAGAGAAGAAGATAGAGAAGAGCAATAAAGAAACCCTAGAAGTAAAAGTAAAACCAATTGAGGTTTTGAAAGCTAAGGAGTTTTTAACAGTCAAGGAAGTTGCAAGCCTCCTCAATTGTTCTGTGCGTTCTGCTTACTACTACATAGAAACAGGCAAAATCAAGGCAGTGAATTTAGGGCAAAGAGTTACTAGGGTTAGGAGAGTAGATATTGATAAGTTATTCGAATCTACTGAAGCCCAACCAGAGGAAAAGAAAGAACAATATTTTGAGCTATCGGAGTGCTACACGATTTCTGAGACCTTGGAAAAATTTAATATTTCAGAAAAAGCCTTGTATGAGGTTATCAAAAGAAACAATATACCTAAAATCAAGCAGGGGAAGTTTTCATACATTCCAAAATCAATAATCGAATCAGTATTGAGTTAA
- a CDS encoding site-specific integrase produces MAIKVTVRQKVISKGRKSLYLDYYPEVIDFQTGKKTRREFLSRYIIENPKNALEKEQNRESLLFAGQIRASRENYYNKPEIYSEQEKEVLKYKEIGERNFVEYFKSLAKKRAGSNYDNWLSAYRHLHDFTGGILTFSNLNESFCDSFREYLLSTKRRGNSKLLLSQNSALSYYTKFKTALNQAFRDRLLKEDISKRIKPIKDKDTQRQFLTIEELQILAVTPCEPEILKRASLFSALTGLRFSDIEKLTWSEIKNSENGYSIEFVQKKTKEIEYLPISEQAFSFLGELKHDNGKIFEGLKYSVTTNRSIQKWIDKANIKKNITFHCFRHTFATLQLTNGTDIYTVSKLLGHRNLSTTQIYAKVVDEKKREATNKIKLIFNSDKNY; encoded by the coding sequence ATGGCTATTAAAGTGACAGTTCGACAAAAAGTTATATCAAAAGGACGAAAGAGTTTATACTTAGACTATTACCCAGAAGTTATAGACTTCCAGACGGGCAAAAAGACTAGAAGGGAGTTTTTAAGTAGATATATTATTGAAAACCCTAAAAATGCACTTGAAAAAGAGCAGAATAGAGAATCATTGTTATTTGCAGGACAGATAAGAGCGTCCCGTGAAAACTATTACAACAAACCTGAAATCTATAGCGAGCAAGAAAAAGAGGTTTTGAAATACAAAGAAATAGGAGAGAGAAACTTTGTAGAATACTTTAAATCTTTAGCAAAAAAGCGTGCGGGGTCTAATTATGACAACTGGTTATCTGCATACAGACACCTACATGATTTTACAGGAGGTATATTGACGTTTTCTAATCTGAATGAAAGCTTTTGTGATTCTTTCAGAGAGTATCTTTTATCGACCAAAAGGAGAGGTAACTCTAAGTTATTATTGTCTCAAAACTCTGCTCTCTCATACTACACCAAATTTAAAACAGCATTGAACCAAGCCTTTAGAGATAGGTTATTGAAAGAAGATATTAGCAAACGAATAAAACCTATAAAAGATAAAGACACCCAGAGACAGTTTTTAACGATTGAAGAACTACAAATACTTGCAGTTACTCCATGTGAACCTGAGATACTAAAAAGAGCGTCCTTGTTTTCGGCACTCACTGGATTACGATTTTCTGATATTGAGAAACTAACGTGGAGTGAAATTAAAAATAGTGAAAATGGTTATTCCATTGAATTTGTACAGAAGAAAACGAAGGAGATAGAATATTTGCCTATTTCAGAACAAGCCTTTAGTTTTTTGGGAGAGTTAAAACACGACAATGGTAAAATTTTTGAAGGGTTAAAATACTCTGTCACTACTAATAGAAGTATCCAGAAATGGATAGATAAAGCCAATATCAAAAAGAATATAACCTTCCATTGTTTTAGACACACGTTTGCAACACTTCAATTAACAAACGGAACGGATATTTATACTGTGTCTAAGCTCCTAGGACATAGAAATTTAAGTACAACCCAAATCTACGCAAAGGTTGTGGATGAGAAGAAAAGAGAGGCAACAAATAAGATAAAATTGATATTCAACTCTGACAAAAACTATTAA
- a CDS encoding helix-turn-helix domain-containing protein: MQKKNKNSFKMGNILTFDELPQAVAILTKEIGELKKLLLENQLHLNPTQEEQPLDIHETAKFLNLSVPTIYSKVSKRELPALKQGKKLHFLKSELFEYLKRGRKKTNEEIAEEASAYTKKKGGKNG; encoded by the coding sequence TTGCAAAAGAAAAACAAAAATTCTTTTAAAATGGGAAATATATTAACTTTTGATGAGCTACCTCAAGCAGTGGCAATATTAACCAAAGAAATTGGTGAGCTAAAAAAACTTTTACTTGAAAATCAACTGCATCTAAATCCTACTCAGGAGGAACAGCCTTTGGATATTCATGAAACTGCAAAGTTTCTAAATCTGTCTGTTCCTACCATCTATTCGAAGGTGTCTAAACGAGAACTTCCAGCATTGAAGCAAGGGAAGAAACTACACTTTCTTAAGTCTGAATTATTTGAGTACCTAAAGCGTGGTCGTAAAAAGACAAACGAAGAAATAGCAGAGGAGGCTTCAGCTTATACCAAAAAGAAAGGAGGAAAAAATGGATAA